CTGCGAAAGTATCGTCGTCATCGCCGACGTCAGCGACGTCTTGCCGTGGTCAACGTGGCCGATCGTTCCCACGTTTACGTGCGGCTTTGTCCTCTCAAACCGCTGCTTAGCCATCTTTTATGCCTCCATAGATGAGAATCGGGCGGCGCCCCGGTGCGGGGGATAACGCCGCTTTGTTGCTTTGTCCGCCGCCGGCAAAAAATGGAGCCCACGATGGGAATCGGACCCATGACCTCCTCTTTACCAAAGAGGTGCGCTGCCTCTGCGCCACGTGGGCGTACTTTATGCCGCCAGCAGATATGTCATGCAAAACGCCCGGCCTCGCATCGGGCGACTTCGGGCACTCAGTGATGGTGGGGGAAGGTAGATTCGAACTACCGTAGGCATCGCCGACAGATTTACAGTCTGCTCCCTTTGGCCACTCGGGCATTCCCCCATATTCAGACGCAAATTCGAAGCTCGAAATCCGAAGTTCGAATCTGGAGCCGACGATGGGACTCGAACCCGCAACCTGAGGTTTACAAAACCCCTGCTCTGCCAATTGAGCTACGTCGGCGCTAATCCCCTCCGATGTGCCGGCCTATCTTACGCTTGACACGCTGGAGGGCGTTATCAACTGATTTCGTCCGGCATGTCAGCATCGCCGCCATCTCGCGGTAAGACATGCCTTCAAGGTACCATCTCAGCACCCGGGACTCCAAGTCGCTGAGTTCATCGTACTCCCCGC
The nucleotide sequence above comes from Armatimonadota bacterium. Encoded proteins:
- a CDS encoding elongation factor Tu; its protein translation is MAKQRFERTKPHVNVGTIGHVDHGKTSLTSAMTTILSQ